In the Cytophagales bacterium genome, TATGAGAGGCCCCAAAATAGCGGTAGGTTTGGATAAAAAAGGCAACCTCCTGGTATTGATGATAAACGGCAGGATCCGTGAATCGGTAGGCGCTACTCATCACGATATGGCAGATATAATGCTGCGCTATGGTATTGAAAAAGCCATGGGTTTTGACCCCGGAGGCAGCGCTACATTGATCGTTGATGGTAAAACCTTAAATATCTCTCCTTACAACCATCAGTATGAAAAAGATATTTATTCGCTTCCTCCGGAGCCCAGGCCTGTGGCTAATGCGGTGATGGGGTGGATGGGATAGTACATAGTAGCAGTATGCAGTATGCAGTGGCAGTTGACAATGACTATAACTATGACAAATGACCTAATAACTAAGTAACGCAGGCAGGCATAAGGGAAAGCAAAAGTGGGTTGCAATTATGAGATGATAAAACTAACTAACTAAAACCAGTAACCAACAAACTAAAACTATTAACTAATAAACCAACAACTAAATTTATCTGGCAATAAAGATAAAATCGCTTCCCGGCTCATTATTACCAAACTCTCCGGCTCTGGGTTGTGGGTTTACTTTTTCAATATAGCTCAAAATTTCGTTGATCGTTAATATCCCGTCATTACCTCCATAGCTGCGAAGCGCTTCTAAAAATTTACGGGCAAATGGTGAATGATGACCCGGACGCCCGTCAGGAACATATTCTTTGCCGCCTGAAGTTAAATACCTTCGTGTTTTGTATTTGAGCTTGCGTTTTATGAATTCAGTCTTGGTAATATCACCGTAACCGTCTCCACCCCTGTTTGAAGCAGCGATAATCGGGTCAAAAGTACCGCCAAAACAAACATCCATCACCAGCAAAATATGTTCACACGGAATATTATTAATGATAGTGCGCAAATTGGAATGAGAAATGTAAGAGGTGTTGGTCGGGTCATTTTCGCGTGAATTTTTAGCTACTACATACCCTTCTTTAAATACATCATCAAAATGACCATGTCCGCCAAAGAAGATCAACAATACATCATTAGGTTCATAGCTTTTTTTTGCGTATTGCTTCAGCTTGGCAATTATTTGATCCATACCAGGATTTTCTACCAATTCGGTCTGAAATTCGTAGTATTTAGATAATTCATCAGCAATGGTGCGGGCATCATTAATTGGATTTGTAAGATCAGGCCATTGATCATATTTATCTATAGCAAATAATAATGTATGGCTCAGCCCTTCATTAGAAACCAACTCTGTTACAGAAGCTTTTGCTCCAAATTCCTCCCTAATAATGGCAAATATCTTTTTATTCACCTTGTCATGTACATCGGTAGCTACTACAGTAATGGTATTTTCTCCATCATCTAACTTTACATTCTTCTCAAAAGTTCTGTTTGCAGCAATTGTTACCTGCTCACCATTTACCATGATCTTTTTAATCTCATTTTTGCCTGTGATCTTTCCCGCAACCGGAATTTCATCTTTATAGGTAGTGGCTTTACCATTTTTTATTATCGGGTACGTAATGAGGATCTCAGGGGGAGCGCGGTGGACTGAAATATTTGCCCCCCATGTAGCGGGGTGCTCCGTATTAATTTTATATGAAGAGGTAACTCTTGCATTGGTTATCATAGTACTTGCCGGTATAGTTGCTTCAGTACCCTTCATCAGCAAAAATAGAAAACTAATACCTCCAGTCAATCCACAACCGCAACCTGACAGCCACCATGCTGTATTTTTCCGGTCTTGTCCTTCTGTGAAGTAGTCGCCCACTAAACCGATAATTTGGTTATCAACCGCGGTTGTACTGACCACGGTTATTTTAATTGAGCCGGGTTTACCGGTAGCTTTGGCTTTAGTTTTAATAACCGATAATTCCACACGAGTGCCGGCAGCAATTAATTGATTGCCCTCAAAATCTGCAATATCCTGGTTTATAATAGCAATAACGTTATTGCTACCCTTACTTGAAACAGTGTTTTCAATTTTTATTGGTATATAAGTACCTGACATCAAAACACTTGTTTCCTGAGCCAATGAATTTAGAAAATAAATTGGTATGGCAATCGAAGTAAAAAATATCTTTAAAAGTTTCATTAGAATTGGTATTTAAGGGAAATATTTAAATGCAAAATTAAGCAATAAAGGGTTTAAAATAGATTAAAATGTTATAAATTGTTTCATTTGATATATAATTTTGTACCTTTGTATAATTAGATAATCAAGTAAATGAAATTTAATATTTAAAATTTCTATAATGGAATCAACTTTGGATATAATTTTAATGCTTGTGGTACTGGCGGTTATGGATACGCTTAATGCAATAAGCCCCTATTTAGGATTTGCAATATTGGTAGTAACTTTGGCTTATGGAATAATTAAAATTTATAAAATGACTTTAGACATAAGAATAACAAAAAGACAGCTAAAAGAAAGTATTGGAAAGAATAAAAAAAAGTAAATAAATAAACGGTAGACAAGAAAGTAGGCAGTAGCAGTAGCAGGAGGCAGTTTTGTTACTATTCCTGCCACTGCTATCCTGCCGCTTGCCCTAAAAGGCATCGAAGAAGCTGCTGACTGGTACAACTCCAAACAAAAAGGTCTCGGTAAAAAGTTTATTACTGCCAAGATAGACAAAAGTAACAAATAACCGGCATCCACACCAATCTTAACTTATTTTCCTAATTTTACAAAAATTTTGACAGCTCCAATAGAATTCAGTTGTAATTCAGTTGTAATTCGGTTGTAAGTTACCAACAAATTACCATTGAATTACTACGCTCATAATGGATAAATCACCAAATCACCAAATCACTAAATCGCCAAATAAAAACGTGCGGGTACGTTTCGCACCAAGTCCTACAGGCCCCTTGCATATTGGAGGGCTAAGGACTGCTCTTTACAATTATCTTTTCGCAAAAAAGATGGGTGGAAAGATGATCCTTAGAATTGAGGATACAGACCAATCACGCTATGTTGAAGGCGCTGAAGAATATATCCATGAAGCATTGGAATGGTGCGGTATTAGACTGGACGAGGGACCAAAACAGGGAGGAAAATTTGCCCCTTACAGACAATCAGAACGAAAGTCAATGTACATGGAGTATGCTCAAAATCTGGTGGATAACGGGTTTGCTTACTATGCTTTTGATACACCTGAAGAATTAGAGGCCATGCGGCAGCGTCTCCATGCAGCTAAAGTCGCCTCACCCCAGTATAATACCATAACACGTAACACCATGAAAAACTCTATCACTTTGCCTGAAGATGAAGTGAAAACGCGTATTGCGAACCAGCCCTATGTAATTCGCCTGAAAGTACCCAGAAAAGAGGAAATACGTTTCAATGACCTTGTGAGAGGCTGGGTGCTGGTGCATTCTTCTGCCATTGATGATAAAGTGTTAATGAAATCAGACGGTATGCCTACATACCACCTTGCCAATGTAGTGGATGACCATCTCATGAAGATCACCCACGTGATCAGGGGAGAAGAATGGCTCCCTTCAACGCCCCTGCACGTTTTATTGTACAAATATTTAGGCTGGGAAAACACCATGCCGGAATTTGTCCATTTACCTCTTCTATTGAGGCCAGACGGGAATGGCAAGCTTAGCAAACGGGATGCGGAAAAATATGGATTTCCTATTTATCCAATAGAATGGAAATCTCCAAAAAATTCCAAACCCGAGAAAGGTTTTAGAGAAAGTGGTTACCTACCGGAAGCAGTAATTAATTTTCTAGCCTTTCTTGGCTGGAATCCAGGTACACAGCAAGAACTGTTCACTTTAAAGGAATTAATAAAGGCTTTTTCCATTGAACGAATTGGAAAATCCGGAGCTAAATTTGACATAGAAAAAGCCAAGTGGTACAACCAGCAATATTTACGTTCAAATCCTGATAAGGAGCTTGCGCAATATCTCTTAGAGGCAATAAATTCGCAAAGCCCCGCCAAAGGCGGGGCTAAACCCATTGAGTGTACCCCAACAAAAGCAGCAACAATTGTCAGTATTATGAAAGAAAGAGTTACCTTCCCGAATGATTTCTGGAAAGAAGCGGAATATTTTTTTATTGCGCCATCTTCTTATGATCAACAGATAGCAAATAAAAAATGGCCATCAAAAATTGTAGATGTAATTGCAGATTATAAAGAAGCATTGGCTTCTATTGACAACTTTAATGCTGAAACCGCAAAGCGTACCTTAACAGAAATTATAGAAAAACATAAATCCAAAACTTGTTCCGACCCCGAGTATTCGGGGGAGGAATCTAATCCCAAATCCCAAATTAAAATGGGTTTGGTTATGCAGGCACTGAGATTTGTGATCACTGGCAAAGATGCCGGGCCTGACCTTATGTCTATAATTCAGGTGATTGGCAATAAAGAAACGATCAGCAGGATTGATTATGCACTTAAAGTAAGGGAATGAGGGAATGAGGGAATAAGGGAATAAGGGAATAAGGGAATAAGGAAATAAGGGAATATGGAAATGCAGTTGGCAGTTGGCAGTTGGCAAGGACAATATGACAATAGACAATGACAATGACTATGACAAGGGGTGGTTATCATCGGATGACTCTCCAGGTTGTGCGTTTGGGTCATCCGATGAATTTGCTGGCAATAAGGCAATAAGAAAAAAAGGAAATAGGGAAATACGAACTAATTCGTAGGAACCAGGGAAATAAGGGATGCGTTAATTTGATAATTTGTTAATAAATTTTTCTTATTAAACGATTTTAATTAACTTTGCGTCTATAAACGAATAAACACATCATGGCTAAAAAAGGAAACAGAGTCCAGGTAATTTTAGAGTGCACTGAGCATAAGAAGAGTGGCTTACCCGGCACTTCGAGGTATATTACTACTAAAAACAAAGCTAATACTACCGAAAGACTGGAATTAAAAAAATATAATCCTGTTTTAAAAAAATATACGATTCATAAAGAAATTAAGTAGCTAATACTATGGCAGAAAAGGAACAAAAAGCAGGTACAGAATCCTCCGGACAAGATAAACCCGCTGAGGAAACCGACCAAAACCAGCAAGATCAGGGTCAACAACAAAAGGAGCAAGAAGAGGGTAAGCAACACATCCCTACCCCCTCTTCCTCCGAAGGTGGATCTGAACCTGACATACAGGAGGAACGTAAAGAGGGAGATAGTAATACTGAAAATAAAGAGAAGCAACCAACAGAATCCGACCAGCCGGAGCAAGCTAAACAAGCAGAGAAAAAGCAGGAGCCAGCTCAGGAAAAAGGCAAGCAAAAACAAGAAGGTGAAGAGCAACCAAAAGAAGAGATCGTTAAAGCTAAAGGCAAAGGTATAAAGGTTAAAACTGTTAGCAGAGCCATGGCAAAGGTTATCAAGACTATTCGGTCACCTAAAACAGGTGCTTATACTTTTAAAGAAGAGATAATTCCTGCAGATGAAGTAAAGAATTATTTAGCTGTTAAGTCTCCGGAATAATCTTCCGATAAAAAACTACCACAAAGACACTAAATTTTTTATCCCGACTTGTCGGGATAAAAAAAGCCCTTCGGGGAAATCTACTGTGAACTTACTAACATTACGTGCGAAGTCTTGGAAAAAATTTAGTTATTGGTTTATTAGTTAATAGTTTTAGTTAGTTGGTTACTGGTTTTGGTTAGTTAGTTTTTTATAATTGCAACCCACCACTAATCAGGTTTTGAACCAGGATATTATTGTTTGCAAAATCAAAAACTAAAAAACCATAAAACCAAAACTAATAACCACCCAACCATAACAAACAAACCAATAAACTAAGAACTAAAATCACTTAAATTTCAAAAAAAATCATCAAAAAGTCGTTAACATGTTATCAAAGTATGCTTTTTAAGAGCCTATGTGTCGAAGCAGCATACTTCGCCAAAGTAGCCTTTGGCTACGTAGGCTGAACTTCGGTGCGCAGGCACAAAATATTTTAGACGCGAATTGTACGAATTTCACTAATTATATTTAGTTATTATTTTTTTCGCGAAATTAGCGAAATTAGCGTCAAAATTTTCTTAGTGTTTCTTGGTGACTTTGTGTCTTTGTGGCAGTTTTTTGTTTTAGCATGAAATTCCTACGTTTTTTTTCCAAACAAAAAAAAGAGTCTTTAGATAAAAGCCTCAAAAAAACAAAACAAAGTATTTTCTCAAAGCTCAGTAAAGCGGTATTAGGAAAATCAAAGGTTGATGATGAGGTACTGGATAATTTAGAAGAAATTTTGATCACTTCGGATGTTGGGGTAGAAACTACCTTAAAAATAATAAAAAAGATTGAAAACAAAATTGCAAGAAATAAATACCTTGACACAGACGAGTTAAACAATATTATCAGGGAAGAGGTGGCTGCTTTATTAGCGGAGAATAAGGATTTAGAAGATTTTTCAATCCCAAAATTGAATACGCCTTATGTAATTATGGTTGTTGGCGTTAACGGTACTGGAAAAACTACCACCATTGGAAAGTTAGCTGCGCAGTTTCATAAAAAAGGAAAAAAAGTGATCATTGGCGCTGCAGATACATTCAGAGCAGCCGCAGTTGATCAAATAAAGCTATGGGGTGAAAGGGCAGGAGTGCCCGTAATCTCACGTGATATGAATACAAATCCTGCCTCTGTTGGCTTTGATGCGGTAAAGGAAGGAGTGGAAACCGGTGCAGATCTTGTCATTATTGACACTGCGGGACGTTTACATACTAAAGCTAATTTAATGGATGAATTGTCAAAGATGAAAAGAGTTATACAAAAATTTATTCCTGAAGCCCCTCACGAAGTGTTATTGGTATTGGATGGAAGTACAGGTCAAAATGCTTTAATTCAGGCACAGGAATTCACCAAAGTCACAGAAGTCACAGCGCTGGCAATTACTAAATTAGATGGTACAGCAAAGGGAGGGGTAGTAATTGGCATTTCAGACCAGTTGAAAATACCGGTAAAATATATTGGTATAGGAGAGCAATTAGATGATCTACAGGTTTTTAATAAATATGAGTTTGTAGATTCTCTTTTTAAGGGGGGTACGAACTAATTCCTACGAATTACGAATTCACGAATTACAAATTCGTAATTCGTGAATTCGTAATTCGCAGGAATAAAGATATGCACATTACTAAAATAGATTATAAGGATACCGGCTATTTCCCTCAAATTTTTATTGACTATATCAAAGGAAACAAAAAACTGGCTCCTTTTTACGATAATAAACCCAATATCAATGGCTTTAAAGATCAGATAAAGGTCAAAAATTTTCCTGCCGAAAACAGGCAACTCCTTTTTGAAGTTTTAAATGAACAATATGCTACCATCAGTAAGCCTCAAATTGTAACAAAAAACTTAAAAGCGCTTCTAAATCCAAACACATTCACTGTAACTACAGGCCACCAACTAAATATTTGTTGCGGCCCTTTATATTTTATTTATAAGCTGATCACGGTAATAAACATTACACAAATCCTCAACGAAGTATATCCCGATCATCATTTTGTGCCAATATACTGGATGGCTTCTGAAGACCACGATTTTGAAGAAATAAATCATTTCCATCTTTTTGGTGAAACATATCGCTGGACCTCTGACCAAAAAGGAGCAACTGGCAGATTCAAAACCAATTCGCTGAGCAAAGTTATAAATCAAATTCCGGAAAAATTACCGCTTTTTGAAAGCGCTTACAAAGACGAAGTAACTTTGTCAGCAGCTACAAGGTATTTTGTCAACGAGCTTTTTGGAGAATATGGATTGATTATCATTGATGGTGATGACAAGCGGCTTAAATCGCAATTGAAGGATGTCATTATTGATGAACTACAAAATAATAGCACTGAAAAACTTATTATTGAAACATCTAACAAGTTAAGCAGCGCTGGTTATAAGCACCAGGTGAATCCCCGCGAGATCAATTTTTTTTATTTGGATGATAATTTGAGGGAAAGGATCGTTTCTGTAGCGCAACATTCAAGCCGCAATAAAGATGATTATAAAGTATTAAATACAAATATTTCATTTACAAAAGACCAAATTTTACAATTGCTTAACGACAGTCCTGAAAAATTCAGCCCAAATGTTGTAACGAGGCCCTTGTACCAGGAATTAATATTACCAAACCTGGCTTATGTGGGAGGACCTGCTGAAATAGCCTATTGGCTGCAGCTAAAGTCAACGTTTAAATATCACCATATTCCCTTCCCTATCCTGATTCCAAGAAATTCGGCTCTATGGATCAATAAACATTTTACAAAAAAAATCAATAAATTAAACATCCGGGTAAAAGATCTGTTCTTAGATATTTCAGCTATAAAAGATCAATTTATGGCTAACAATTCAACCTCAGGCCTGCATCCTGATAAGGCAGTCGGTACCGGTGCAGGTGATGAATTAAAACCGTCCCGGGAACAAGAAAGGATTATTGCTGTATTGGAGGATATGAAAGCAAAAGCTAAAAATGTTGACAGTTCATTAGAAGGATTTGTAGGAGCTGAAATGCAGAAAATACTAAAGATCACTGAAAATATTGAGAAAAAAATTAAAAAGGCAGAAGAAAATAAATACCAGACTCAATTAAACCAGATAGAAAACATAAAAAGTAAACTTTACCCTGAAGGGGTTTTACAGGAAAGAAAAGATAATTTTTTAAACTTCTATATCAACAATCCTGATTTTTTAAAAATATTGGCCCGCCATTTTGATCCTTTTGATTTTCGGTTTATGATTTTTTGTAGTACGGATTGTTAATCCGTACACACCGCTAGTACTTAGTTGCATAAGTAATAGTAATTATGACACTCAATTATACTTCTCAATTGTTTGCTTTCATTCGGCTGTAATTCAGTTGTTAATTCAGTTGTTAATTCAGTTGTAATTCAGTCGTAATTCAGTTGTAATTCAGTTGTAATTCAGTTGTAATTCAGTTGTCAATAGTTTTTTACTTTTTTTTACTTTTTACTTTTTACTTTCTACTTTTTACTTGATCAATTGTATTACCATTGTATTACCATCAAATTACTATTGAATTACTACTAACTTGGTAAGTTGATTCTAAAAAAGAGTCCCGACTTGTAAAGACGTTGCATGCAACGTCTCTACAAGTCGGGACTCTTTGATTTTTTAAGGCAATTTGGTATTACCTGTTAAGAAAAATTCTTCTTATTATTACCTTGTCAGCGCTATGGATCTTAACAATATAAGTACCATTTGCCAGAGCTGATAAGTCAATAGTATAATTAGCATTCAACTGACTTCTGATACCATTAACTTTCGCAACTGACTCACCCAATAAATTGTAAACCATGATATTGGTTGCTTTTATGTTGACTAACTCAACATTCAAGGTTCCGTTTGTTGGGTTTGGATAAACTTCGACAGACCCAAGAGCCAGCTCTCCTGGAGAAATACCTGTTGCTGCTAATGTCACACTATCACAGAACGTATTCATGTTTCCACAGATATTCGTAACGGTTAAACAAACATAATATGTACTATCCGTTGAATAGGTATATGCTGCTGGATTTTGAACACTATCTGTGCCTGCTCCATCCCCAAAATCCCAAGCCCAACTCACTGCTCCTGATGACGTATTTGTAAAAGTCGCAGTCAGGATATTAGTTGTGAATGAAAAACCAGCAGTAGGAACAGAACAAATGACTGCCACACTACCACATAACGTATCCATGTTTCCACAGCTATTCGTAACGATTAAACAAACATAATATGTACTATCCGTTGAATAGGTATATGTTGTGTCTTTAGCAGTGGATGTGCCTGCTCCATCCCCAAAATCCCAAGCCCAACTCACTGCTCCTGATGACGTATCTGTAAAAGTCGCAGCCAGGTCAGAAGTTGTGAATGAAAAACCAGCAGCAGGAACAGAACAAATGACCGTCACACTACTATCACAAATAGTGTTTGTACCACAGCTATCCATAATGGTTAAACATACAATATAAGTGCTGTCCGCTACATAGGTATGCATTGGATTCTGAGTACTATCTACAGGACTGGCATCTCCAAAATCCCAAGCCCAGCTTAAGTTACCACCTGTTGTAGATGAGCCATCGGTAAAAGAAACATTCCAATCAGAAGTGATGAATGTAAAATCTGCAAAACAATTTTCAACTGTAACTAATTCCAGGGCAGTACATCCAATAGAATCCACAACAGTAACAGAATAAGTTCCTCCTGCAAGACTATCAATTATTAATGTTGTGTCTCCTGGATTCCCTGTATTCCACGTTATAGTATAGGGTGGAGTACCCCCACCACTTAAAACTACCGTAGCTGTACCATTCCCTCCTGGTGTTGTTGAAAATGGTGATGATGTAGTAGTCAGTGTAGGAGCGCCAGGATCGTTAATAATCACAATTGTTGAAAGGGTAGCTAAAACATCTTTTACAAAAACGTAATAAATGCCTGACGCCAGGCTACCGAAAAAGGAGGTATCCTGATAAGTAACTCCACTATCTATACTATATTGATAAGGGATATTATAATATGCAAAATCAGCATGAACAACCCCACTTCCTCCGCTGACACCAATGTTTATGCTTCCATCAGCATTTCCACAAGTTCCACTATTGATCACAAGAGTGTCAAGCGTTAAAACAAAAGCGCCAGAATCCCATGCAGGTAAGGAATCTGTACTAAATGAATAGTACGTCATGAAGTTAATAGCAACTGGATCACCATCCAGAGTTGGAAGTGAAACACCAGGATCTGAGTCTACCTGCCAAACAATATGAACCCGCTTGTCTGTCCCTATCATTTTATTGGTCATAGGGTAAACATCTTCCTCAAATCCTGTGCCGCTGGTGCCGTCATCAGCATTGCCTAATAATGGATGACCTGCTATGTTAATTGGCTTGCTCCAGGCATTACCGCCATCTTGCGAATAAACCAAATACAGGTCTCTGAATGTTTGACCCGTATTATCCCCGGTATTTGAGGTCCACTCAACCATACCTGCATATACAATGTATGGATTGCCGGTTTGATCAACAGAGATCTGCGACATAGACGTAACCCCCAGGAAATAGGTAGGAAAATCATTGCCTATTCCGCTGTATGGGTCACCATCGGGCGGGCAAGGCAAAGGCGAACAGGTCCAATCTGGTAAGTCAACCAACCCGGCTACAATAAGAGGAGCGCTCATGTTTTCATTCCAGTAATAGAGCCCATCGTCTAAGAGTGAAAAAAATCCTGCATAAATTCCAAAAGTATCAACAGCAATTGCGAGTTGCCCAACGGATGCATGAACCAAACCATTGTTATCAACGGTAACTGCGTGTGCATCATCAAAAGTCCACACAATCCATTCGCCAGGCCCATTGAATAGTTTACCGGTGGTATCTAAAGGAGCAATTTCAGTTCGGGTCCAAGTACCGCTATCTCCGTTAGCAGTAGATTTCCACATTAACCAGTCTTCTCCAAAACCACCTGCTGTGAAAGCAACCGTACCATTCCTGGCGTCAATAGCATAAGAATCAGCGCCCACTCCAGCAATTACGGTTGTATCGTCCATACCCGGAACAAGCAAATTCGTAATATCCCACGTCATTCCACCGTCAGAAGACCGGTAGTAAACTGCAGGACTCCCTACTCCACCTGGAGTCATCATACCCTGACTTGAACATATTATATGAATATAATTCCCATCCGCAACAGCCCTTGGCCACACATCACCGCCATAAGGATAAGTGAAAGGCAAAAGAGTTGTTGGTCCCCAAACACCCGAACCTTGTGTGGGACGCCTCGTTATTTTTTGAGGAGTATGATTAATTACGATCTCATCCATAGAATCTGACCAAACAATGTTAGGCCATCCAACATATTCTGAAGCACAGCCATGAGGAATCCCGCACTCGCCATTAATACCATACGTCCATGAAGTTCCATCAAAATAGTTATAGCCAATTCCCCTGTCAGCGGCGTCTGGTTGAGGGGATACACCTGAATGGTTTTGGATCCATACGGTAGCCATGGTACCGTCAGGATTTCTCACGAGTCCGTTACGTACTGCGGAGTTTGTCTGGAGGTCATAATAAGTATAGCCGACTTGAACACCCCAAGCGGCTTGTCCTCTTGAAATGCTTGTAATTGCTATAATAGCAATTCCGAATAATAATAATTTTTTAAGTTTCATAACTTAGTTGGTTTTAGTGAGCGTTTGAACTAATAATTTCTTTTAAGGGCACAAAGTAAAACATTTTAAATTTATAATGCAAGAAAAAAGTTATTTTTTTTTAAAAAAAGTTTTAATTAGCAGCGTATTTCTAATTTTTTGAAGCTAATGATTTTTTTCTACAAACATATCAATATATAAATTATCTTTTTGTCGTCATCCCGACACTTATACCTTTGCCTCTTCCAAATGACAATGCGCAATATCCAGTCAACAGTCGGCAGTCAACAGTCGGCAGTCCACAGTCGGCAGTCCACAGTCGCCAATGTTGCTGACTGCCGACTGCCGATTGCCGACTGTTTAAATCTTCAATTCAATATCCCACACATAAAAAACTATCATTCAGCAGTGATTCTTTATTATATTCCAGCGATTTATGTCCTTGCAAGACTCTTCCACCGGAACTATGCACAAGAGCTTGTCCGGCTGCTGTATCCCATTCCATTGTAGGCCCATGTCTGTAATATATATCAGCTTTTCCTTCTGCGATCATGCAAAATTTTATTGAGCTTCCTACAGATATAGTATCTTTTATAGAAAACATTTTTAAGAACTCTTTTCCTTCGGTAGTGGTATGAGACCTGCTTATAACTGCGATAAGATCATCTTTTTTCCCGGAGACAAAAATTGGCTGTTCTGGTTCCCCGCCTTTACGCTTAACAGCGCCCTCACCGATTTGCCCATAATAAATAGTATCAAAAGCCGGTACATAGATTACTCCTAGAACCGATATATTTTTGTGTATCAAAGCAATATTTACGGTAAATTCTCCATTTCGCTTGATAAATTCTTTGGTGCCGTCTAATGGGTCAACCAACCAATAATATTCCCACTTTTTTCGTTTGTTATAAGGGATATCTTTCCCTTCCTCAGATAATATTGGAATTTCCTTAGAGATCAGACGCAATTCTTTGGATATAATTTTATGAGATTCCCTGTCTGCAAAGGTCAGTGGTGAATTATCCGCTTTAAAATCAACTACAGACGAAAAACTTTTAGAATTATATATCTCATTTATTCTGGAACCTGCCTTTTTAGCTATGTTACCTATTTCCTGAATGTCTATAATGTTAATCATCTTTTTAAACACAGATTTGAATTACTAATTAATGTTGCAAAACTAAATTGTTGCTACACTACGTTTCTTGTACACCCCATTTTACTCGTATCCATATCCTTTCATAAATATAATAAATTATTATTTTGATCAAAAACTCAGCAGCGCCTATTTCAGCAGCTATTAAAAATTCACCGGTAATTATATAAGCTATGGCTGTTGTGGTTAGAGTAGCTATTCCCCTCCAGATAAATCCTTTTGTAATAGATCTGATATGTGTTTGTTTCATTAGAATAATTCGTAAAGCGCATAGCCCTGGGTACTCGGGGGTGAATGCTATGTACTTTGTGCTTTTTTTTTGCCGGCAAATTTATACAAATTTTAGAGATTCATCTTGTTAGATAATATTTATTTTCTAAAAT is a window encoding:
- the cysQ gene encoding 3'(2'),5'-bisphosphate nucleotidase CysQ — its product is MINIIDIQEIGNIAKKAGSRINEIYNSKSFSSVVDFKADNSPLTFADRESHKIISKELRLISKEIPILSEEGKDIPYNKRKKWEYYWLVDPLDGTKEFIKRNGEFTVNIALIHKNISVLGVIYVPAFDTIYYGQIGEGAVKRKGGEPEQPIFVSGKKDDLIAVISRSHTTTEGKEFLKMFSIKDTISVGSSIKFCMIAEGKADIYYRHGPTMEWDTAAGQALVHSSGGRVLQGHKSLEYNKESLLNDSFLCVGY
- the bshC gene encoding bacillithiol biosynthesis cysteine-adding enzyme BshC, coding for MHITKIDYKDTGYFPQIFIDYIKGNKKLAPFYDNKPNINGFKDQIKVKNFPAENRQLLFEVLNEQYATISKPQIVTKNLKALLNPNTFTVTTGHQLNICCGPLYFIYKLITVINITQILNEVYPDHHFVPIYWMASEDHDFEEINHFHLFGETYRWTSDQKGATGRFKTNSLSKVINQIPEKLPLFESAYKDEVTLSAATRYFVNELFGEYGLIIIDGDDKRLKSQLKDVIIDELQNNSTEKLIIETSNKLSSAGYKHQVNPREINFFYLDDNLRERIVSVAQHSSRNKDDYKVLNTNISFTKDQILQLLNDSPEKFSPNVVTRPLYQELILPNLAYVGGPAEIAYWLQLKSTFKYHHIPFPILIPRNSALWINKHFTKKINKLNIRVKDLFLDISAIKDQFMANNSTSGLHPDKAVGTGAGDELKPSREQERIIAVLEDMKAKAKNVDSSLEGFVGAEMQKILKITENIEKKIKKAEENKYQTQLNQIENIKSKLYPEGVLQERKDNFLNFYINNPDFLKILARHFDPFDFRFMIFCSTDC
- a CDS encoding PKD domain-containing protein; protein product: MKLKKLLLFGIAIIAITSISRGQAAWGVQVGYTYYDLQTNSAVRNGLVRNPDGTMATVWIQNHSGVSPQPDAADRGIGYNYFDGTSWTYGINGECGIPHGCASEYVGWPNIVWSDSMDEIVINHTPQKITRRPTQGSGVWGPTTLLPFTYPYGGDVWPRAVADGNYIHIICSSQGMMTPGGVGSPAVYYRSSDGGMTWDITNLLVPGMDDTTVIAGVGADSYAIDARNGTVAFTAGGFGEDWLMWKSTANGDSGTWTRTEIAPLDTTGKLFNGPGEWIVWTFDDAHAVTVDNNGLVHASVGQLAIAVDTFGIYAGFFSLLDDGLYYWNENMSAPLIVAGLVDLPDWTCSPLPCPPDGDPYSGIGNDFPTYFLGVTSMSQISVDQTGNPYIVYAGMVEWTSNTGDNTGQTFRDLYLVYSQDGGNAWSKPINIAGHPLLGNADDGTSGTGFEEDVYPMTNKMIGTDKRVHIVWQVDSDPGVSLPTLDGDPVAINFMTYYSFSTDSLPAWDSGAFVLTLDTLVINSGTCGNADGSINIGVSGGSGVVHADFAYYNIPYQYSIDSGVTYQDTSFFGSLASGIYYVFVKDVLATLSTIVIINDPGAPTLTTTSSPFSTTPGGNGTATVVLSGGGTPPYTITWNTGNPGDTTLIIDSLAGGTYSVTVVDSIGCTALELVTVENCFADFTFITSDWNVSFTDGSSTTGGNLSWAWDFGDASPVDSTQNPMHTYVADSTYIVCLTIMDSCGTNTICDSSVTVICSVPAAGFSFTTSDLAATFTDTSSGAVSWAWDFGDGAGTSTAKDTTYTYSTDSTYYVCLIVTNSCGNMDTLCGSVAVICSVPTAGFSFTTNILTATFTNTSSGAVSWAWDFGDGAGTDSVQNPAAYTYSTDSTYYVCLTVTNICGNMNTFCDSVTLAATGISPGELALGSVEVYPNPTNGTLNVELVNIKATNIMVYNLLGESVAKVNGIRSQLNANYTIDLSALANGTYIVKIHSADKVIIRRIFLNR
- a CDS encoding DUF2061 domain-containing protein, translating into MKQTHIRSITKGFIWRGIATLTTTAIAYIITGEFLIAAEIGAAEFLIKIIIYYIYERIWIRVKWGVQET